A portion of the Hylaeus volcanicus isolate JK05 unplaced genomic scaffold, UHH_iyHylVolc1.0_haploid 12237, whole genome shotgun sequence genome contains these proteins:
- the LOC128884427 gene encoding uncharacterized protein LOC128884427 isoform X4 — MISSNVNPSFSFNTGSKNYYTIDALRESNSLQKYSEASYNDNSGYAAPSYFNARKPKKHLRRYMKYVPERKEFLSMYSKNGTSPRRIDDPRHAGTYLTMPTSYEKISQPFHSSWQANTIDEKDIPLVEHALEDIHNKAKHYFALYEAERKRRKKLEETAYFFESGNQRLWETLQKETEKAHILIQTLESLKGDPYTLKTIIQRIDLIYIQLDTLVQSLAGLACFMAYKEQSKVEAVNTVLDYLFPCKTLDPRLNALYGTTYYYKQSLSADPDVVNERQAIEVKENAPKFGKNIEPSNDVTSLGYKDTTGTKASNASQSNVPLEGLQMHIHSISLLSLKESSNISCYFRYDNELPQNVKNEDDRFLFTSTIKNKANIDKNCTLKSVPPKVAGKIPSYCIDIWHKSNNVLYGTATCNVFDPSTLSKDSTWTIKDLSSQSIGFITVTILPVPLEAMLPALRYQLYKQATAKKAEALNKDNKSEHVRFQNPSNHKSNKVTLGSKVSMSETSKKQTLVKKKQISGPEPALLTVPLPSSKTSAVTESSTKSLSKIKPDISGHHNTGKKNAVDVVSITTLKTKKKVPGLNPLRSIKGVYTKFIENKLSSYNTSIFMFSEFKQSTSRNIQETVEHKSKPMEKNDTNEKMSQIKKENSHEIVVTKPTSLDSETPAPSNLKQPVVLKSIKSPSIFTEKTNTMNSKKPSILQLKKTASFNLEKPDLLELKTLTFSKSEKPAPSELKKPNFLDLKKPNFSELKKPGLLELKKPGLLELKKPGLLELKKPALLELKKPGLLELKKPGLLESKKPGLLELKKPGLLELKKPGLLELKKPAQLDLKKPAQLDLKKPAQLDLKKPVQLDLKKPAQLDLKKPAQLDLKKPAQLDLKKFVQLDLKKPAQLDLKKFVQLDLKKPAQLDLKKFVQLDLKKPAQLDLKKPVQLDLKKPAQLDLKKPVQLDLKKPVQLDLKKPVQLDLKKPAQLDIEIPSPLALNNNSNLDLENRHQLDVEKPRSGDMKQYSNMKITQSKITTNGNTKQEYMSKDKGSVSFKGTIVKFTNIKSNGTDNVKLQNTKPFTKNGNISKKNQTFESSVEKKANVGKRELKNRIKNSSRDLPEIESKKKNRYLQKLTNKGETKDSKINTEENEQKKSKIKALFLPQKKSINYESKKHSKRNISFKTLEDTPTKKGRKKESMSNLVKNLRKKHPSHNTLEVDESDNKIKELSGETNKGRFRIFKKITKRLFNTSNRG, encoded by the exons ATGATATCCAGTAACGTAAATCCATCTTTTAGTTTTAACACGggatcaaaaaattattatacaatcgATGCTTTGCGTGAATCTAATAgcctacaaaaatattcggaaGCATCGTATAATGATAACTCAGGTTATGCAGC ACCTTCTTATTTTAATGCAAGAAAACCTAAAAAACATCTACGTCgatatatgaaatatgtacCAG AGAGAAAGGAATTTCTTTCTATGTACTCTAAAAACGGTACTTCTCCACGAAGAATTGACGATCCTAGACATGCGGGAACCTATTTAACTATGCCCACTTCCt atgaaaaaatatcacaaCCTTTTCATTCTTCCTGGCAGGCCAATACCATAGATGAAAAAGATATTCCGCTTGTTGAACATG CACTGGAAGATATACACAATAAAGCGAAACATTATTTTGCTTTATATGAAGCTGAACGgaaacgtagaaaaaaatta GAAGAGACTGCTTATTTTTTCGAATCTg GAAATCAAAGGTTATGGGAGACACTTCAAAAAGAAACCGAGAAAGCACAT ATTCTTATACAAACATTAGAATCTCTAAAAGGAGATCCCTATACATTAAAAACTATTATTCAGCGCAtagatttaatatatatacaactcGATACACTTGTCCAATCTCTAGCtg GCTTAGCTTGTTTTATGGCTTATAAAGAGCAATCCAAAGTTGAAGCTGTTAATACAGTGTTAGATTATTTGTTTCCTTGTAAAACTTTAGATCCACGGCTAAATG CTCTCTATGGAACAACGTATTACTATAAGCAAAGTCTTTCTGCCGATCCTGACGTAGTAAATGAACGGCAAGCAAtagaagtaaaagaaaatg CGCCGAAGTTTGGAAAAAACATAGAACCCTCAAATGATGTTACTAGCCTAGGTTACAAAGAC ACTACGGGAACAAAGGCTTCAA ATGCTTCACAGTCAAACGTACCATTGGAAGGTTTACAG ATGCATATACACTCCATATCACTCCTTTCACTCAAGGAATCTAGCAACATTTCTTGCTACTTTcg atacGACAATGAATTACCGcaaaacgttaaaaatgaagacgATCGTTTTCTATTCACATCtactataaaaaataaagctaATATAGATAAGAATTGTACTCTAAAGTCGGTTCCTCCAAAGGTGGCag GAAAAATTCCTTCTTACTGTATAGATATCTGGCATAAATCTAAT AATGTACTCTATGGAACTGCAACCTGTAATGTATTTGATCCAAGCACCCTCTCTAAAGATTCAACATG GACGATCAAAGACTTATCAAGCCAATCAATAG GTTTCATTACAGTTACAATTTTACCAGTTCCCTT AGAGGCGATGCTTCCTGCATTGCGTTACCAATTGTACAAACAAGCTACTGCTAAAAAAG CAGAGGCGTTAAATAAGGATAACAAATCGGAACACGTTCGGTTCCAAAACCCTAGTAATCATAAATCAAACAAAGTGACGTTAGGCAGCAAAG TGTCAATGTCAGAGACTtcgaaaaaacaaactttagtgaaaaaaaaacaaatatcag GGCCTGAACCCGCTCTATTAACGGTACCACTACCGTCAAGTAAAACGAGTGCAGTAACGGAGAGTTCTACAAAATCCTTATCAA AAATCAAGCCGGATATTAGCGGCCATCATAACACAG gAAAGAAGAACGCGGTAGATGTGGTTTCAATTACTACTCTTAAGACAAAGAAAAAGGTGCCTGGTTTAAACCCACTTCGTAGCATTAAAGGTGTATACACCaaattcatagaaaataaGCTTAGCTCATATAATACTagcatatttatgttttcagAATTCAAACAGTCCACTTCGCGTAACATTCAAGAGACGGTAGAACATAAAAGTAAaccgatggaaaaaaatg atacaaatgaaaaaatgtctcaaataaaaaaagaaaactctcATGAGATTGTTGTGACGAAACCCACCTCTCTTGATTCAGAAACACCTGCTCCTTCAAATTTAAAGCAGCCAGTTGTTCTAAAGTCAATCAAGTCACCTTCTATATTCacagaaaaaacaaatactaTGAACTCAAAGAAGCCAAGTATcttgcaattgaaaaaaacaGCATCCTTCAATTTAGAGAAACCGGATTTACTAGAGTTAAAAACGTTGACTTTTTCAAAATCTGAAAAACCGGCGCCGTCAGAGTTGAAGAagcctaatttcttagatttAAAGAAACCAAATTTTTCAGAGTTAAAGAAACCTGGTTTATTAGAGTTAAAAAAACCTGGTTTATTAGAGTTAAAAAAACCAGGTTTATTAGAGTTAAAAAAACCTGCTTTGTTAGAGTTAAAGAAACCTGGTTTATTAGAGTTAAAAAAACCTGGTTTATTAGAGTCAAAAAAACCTGGTTTGTTAGAGTTAAAGAAACCTGGTTTATTAGAGTTAAAAAAACCTGGTTTGTTAGAGTTGAAGAAGCCTGCTCAGTTGGATTTGAAGAAGCCTGCTCAATTGGATTTGAAGAAGCCTGCTCAATTGGATTTGAAGAAGCCTGTTCAATTGGATTTGAAGAAGCCTGCTCAATTGGATTTGAAGAAGCCTGCTCAATTGGATTTGAAAAAGCCTGCTCAATTGGatttgaagaagtttgttCAATTGGATTTGAAGAAGCCTGCTCAATTGGatttgaagaagtttgttCAATTGGATTTGAAGAAGCCTGCTCAATTGGatttgaagaagtttgttCAATTGGATTTGAAGAAGCCTGCTCAATTGGATTTGAAAAAGCCTGTTCAATTGGATTTGAAGAAGCCTGCTCAATTGGATTTGAAAAAGCCTGTTCAATTGGATTTGAAGAAGCCTGTTCAATTGGATTTGAAGAAGCCTGTTCAATTGGATTTGAAGAAGCCTGCTCAATTGGATATAGAGATACCTAGTCCGCTGGCTTTAAACAACAATAGtaatttagatttagaaaaccGGCATCAATTAGATGTCGAAAAACCAAGAAGTGGGGATATGAAGCAGtattcaaatatgaaaataactCAGTCTAAAATTACAACCAACGGCAACACTAAACAGGAATACATGAGTAAAGACAAAGGCTCAGTCTCCTTTAAAGGTACAATTGTTAAATTCACAAATATCAAAAGTAATGGAACAGATAACGTAAAATTGCAAAACACGAAaccttttacaaaaaatggaaatattagcaagaaaaatcaaactttCGAAAGTAGTGTTGAAAAAAAAGCCAACGTAGGTAagagagaattaaaaaatagaattaagaaCAGTTCAAGAGATTTGCCGGAAATcgaatcaaagaaaaaaaatcgctATCTACAGAAATTGACGAATAAAGGCGAAACGAAggattcaaaaattaatacag AAGAGAacgagcaaaaaaaaagtaaaattaaagctTTGTTTTTACCGCAAAAAAAATCTATT AATTATGAATCgaaaaaacattcaaagcGTAATATTTCGTTCAAAACATTAG AAGACACACCTACCAAAAAGggtagaaaaaaagaatctatGAGTAATCTcgtgaaaaatttaagaaagaagcATCCTTCGCACA atacaCTTGAGGTTGACGAAAGcgacaacaaaataaaagagttgTCTGGTGAAACAAATAAGGGTCGATTTcgcattttcaaaaaaataacgaaacggtTATTCAACACTAGCAATAgaggttaa
- the LOC128884427 gene encoding uncharacterized protein LOC128884427 isoform X2: MISSNVNPSFSFNTGSKNYYTIDALRESNSLQKYSEASYNDNSGYAAPSYFNARKPKKHLRRYMKYVPERKEFLSMYSKNGTSPRRIDDPRHAGTYLTMPTSYEKISQPFHSSWQANTIDEKDIPLVEHALEDIHNKAKHYFALYEAERKRRKKLEETAYFFESGNQRLWETLQKETEKAHILIQTLESLKGDPYTLKTIIQRIDLIYIQLDTLVQSLAGLACFMAYKEQSKVEAVNTVLDYLFPCKTLDPRLNALYGTTYYYKQSLSADPDVVNERQAIEVKENAPKFGKNIEPSNDVTSLGYKDTTGTKASNASQSNVPLEGLQMHIHSISLLSLKESSNISCYFRYDNELPQNVKNEDDRFLFTSTIKNKANIDKNCTLKSVPPKVAGKIPSYCIDIWHKSNNVLYGTATCNVFDPSTLSKDSTWTIKDLSSQSIGFITVTILPVPLEAMLPALRYQLYKQATAKKEALNKDNKSEHVRFQNPSNHKSNKVTLGSKVSMSETSKKQTLVKKKQISGPEPALLTVPLPSSKTSAVTESSTKSLSKIKPDISGHHNTEDETSNNNALKTNLLGKKNAVDVVSITTLKTKKKVPGLNPLRSIKGVYTKFIENKLSSYNTSIFMFSEFKQSTSRNIQETVEHKSKPMEKNDTNEKMSQIKKENSHEIVVTKPTSLDSETPAPSNLKQPVVLKSIKSPSIFTEKTNTMNSKKPSILQLKKTASFNLEKPDLLELKTLTFSKSEKPAPSELKKPNFLDLKKPNFSELKKPGLLELKKPGLLELKKPGLLELKKPALLELKKPGLLELKKPGLLESKKPGLLELKKPGLLELKKPGLLELKKPAQLDLKKPAQLDLKKPAQLDLKKPVQLDLKKPAQLDLKKPAQLDLKKPAQLDLKKFVQLDLKKPAQLDLKKFVQLDLKKPAQLDLKKFVQLDLKKPAQLDLKKPVQLDLKKPAQLDLKKPVQLDLKKPVQLDLKKPVQLDLKKPAQLDIEIPSPLALNNNSNLDLENRHQLDVEKPRSGDMKQYSNMKITQSKITTNGNTKQEYMSKDKGSVSFKGTIVKFTNIKSNGTDNVKLQNTKPFTKNGNISKKNQTFESSVEKKANVGKRELKNRIKNSSRDLPEIESKKKNRYLQKLTNKGETKDSKINTEENEQKKSKIKALFLPQKKSINYESKKHSKRNISFKTLEDTPTKKGRKKESMSNLVKNLRKKHPSHNTLEVDESDNKIKELSGETNKGRFRIFKKITKRLFNTSNRG, translated from the exons ATGATATCCAGTAACGTAAATCCATCTTTTAGTTTTAACACGggatcaaaaaattattatacaatcgATGCTTTGCGTGAATCTAATAgcctacaaaaatattcggaaGCATCGTATAATGATAACTCAGGTTATGCAGC ACCTTCTTATTTTAATGCAAGAAAACCTAAAAAACATCTACGTCgatatatgaaatatgtacCAG AGAGAAAGGAATTTCTTTCTATGTACTCTAAAAACGGTACTTCTCCACGAAGAATTGACGATCCTAGACATGCGGGAACCTATTTAACTATGCCCACTTCCt atgaaaaaatatcacaaCCTTTTCATTCTTCCTGGCAGGCCAATACCATAGATGAAAAAGATATTCCGCTTGTTGAACATG CACTGGAAGATATACACAATAAAGCGAAACATTATTTTGCTTTATATGAAGCTGAACGgaaacgtagaaaaaaatta GAAGAGACTGCTTATTTTTTCGAATCTg GAAATCAAAGGTTATGGGAGACACTTCAAAAAGAAACCGAGAAAGCACAT ATTCTTATACAAACATTAGAATCTCTAAAAGGAGATCCCTATACATTAAAAACTATTATTCAGCGCAtagatttaatatatatacaactcGATACACTTGTCCAATCTCTAGCtg GCTTAGCTTGTTTTATGGCTTATAAAGAGCAATCCAAAGTTGAAGCTGTTAATACAGTGTTAGATTATTTGTTTCCTTGTAAAACTTTAGATCCACGGCTAAATG CTCTCTATGGAACAACGTATTACTATAAGCAAAGTCTTTCTGCCGATCCTGACGTAGTAAATGAACGGCAAGCAAtagaagtaaaagaaaatg CGCCGAAGTTTGGAAAAAACATAGAACCCTCAAATGATGTTACTAGCCTAGGTTACAAAGAC ACTACGGGAACAAAGGCTTCAA ATGCTTCACAGTCAAACGTACCATTGGAAGGTTTACAG ATGCATATACACTCCATATCACTCCTTTCACTCAAGGAATCTAGCAACATTTCTTGCTACTTTcg atacGACAATGAATTACCGcaaaacgttaaaaatgaagacgATCGTTTTCTATTCACATCtactataaaaaataaagctaATATAGATAAGAATTGTACTCTAAAGTCGGTTCCTCCAAAGGTGGCag GAAAAATTCCTTCTTACTGTATAGATATCTGGCATAAATCTAAT AATGTACTCTATGGAACTGCAACCTGTAATGTATTTGATCCAAGCACCCTCTCTAAAGATTCAACATG GACGATCAAAGACTTATCAAGCCAATCAATAG GTTTCATTACAGTTACAATTTTACCAGTTCCCTT AGAGGCGATGCTTCCTGCATTGCGTTACCAATTGTACAAACAAGCTACTGCTAAAAAAG AGGCGTTAAATAAGGATAACAAATCGGAACACGTTCGGTTCCAAAACCCTAGTAATCATAAATCAAACAAAGTGACGTTAGGCAGCAAAG TGTCAATGTCAGAGACTtcgaaaaaacaaactttagtgaaaaaaaaacaaatatcag GGCCTGAACCCGCTCTATTAACGGTACCACTACCGTCAAGTAAAACGAGTGCAGTAACGGAGAGTTCTACAAAATCCTTATCAA AAATCAAGCCGGATATTAGCGGCCATCATAACACAG aaGATGAAACCAGCAATAATAATGCacttaaaacaaatttattaggAAAGAAGAACGCGGTAGATGTGGTTTCAATTACTACTCTTAAGACAAAGAAAAAGGTGCCTGGTTTAAACCCACTTCGTAGCATTAAAGGTGTATACACCaaattcatagaaaataaGCTTAGCTCATATAATACTagcatatttatgttttcagAATTCAAACAGTCCACTTCGCGTAACATTCAAGAGACGGTAGAACATAAAAGTAAaccgatggaaaaaaatg atacaaatgaaaaaatgtctcaaataaaaaaagaaaactctcATGAGATTGTTGTGACGAAACCCACCTCTCTTGATTCAGAAACACCTGCTCCTTCAAATTTAAAGCAGCCAGTTGTTCTAAAGTCAATCAAGTCACCTTCTATATTCacagaaaaaacaaatactaTGAACTCAAAGAAGCCAAGTATcttgcaattgaaaaaaacaGCATCCTTCAATTTAGAGAAACCGGATTTACTAGAGTTAAAAACGTTGACTTTTTCAAAATCTGAAAAACCGGCGCCGTCAGAGTTGAAGAagcctaatttcttagatttAAAGAAACCAAATTTTTCAGAGTTAAAGAAACCTGGTTTATTAGAGTTAAAAAAACCTGGTTTATTAGAGTTAAAAAAACCAGGTTTATTAGAGTTAAAAAAACCTGCTTTGTTAGAGTTAAAGAAACCTGGTTTATTAGAGTTAAAAAAACCTGGTTTATTAGAGTCAAAAAAACCTGGTTTGTTAGAGTTAAAGAAACCTGGTTTATTAGAGTTAAAAAAACCTGGTTTGTTAGAGTTGAAGAAGCCTGCTCAGTTGGATTTGAAGAAGCCTGCTCAATTGGATTTGAAGAAGCCTGCTCAATTGGATTTGAAGAAGCCTGTTCAATTGGATTTGAAGAAGCCTGCTCAATTGGATTTGAAGAAGCCTGCTCAATTGGATTTGAAAAAGCCTGCTCAATTGGatttgaagaagtttgttCAATTGGATTTGAAGAAGCCTGCTCAATTGGatttgaagaagtttgttCAATTGGATTTGAAGAAGCCTGCTCAATTGGatttgaagaagtttgttCAATTGGATTTGAAGAAGCCTGCTCAATTGGATTTGAAAAAGCCTGTTCAATTGGATTTGAAGAAGCCTGCTCAATTGGATTTGAAAAAGCCTGTTCAATTGGATTTGAAGAAGCCTGTTCAATTGGATTTGAAGAAGCCTGTTCAATTGGATTTGAAGAAGCCTGCTCAATTGGATATAGAGATACCTAGTCCGCTGGCTTTAAACAACAATAGtaatttagatttagaaaaccGGCATCAATTAGATGTCGAAAAACCAAGAAGTGGGGATATGAAGCAGtattcaaatatgaaaataactCAGTCTAAAATTACAACCAACGGCAACACTAAACAGGAATACATGAGTAAAGACAAAGGCTCAGTCTCCTTTAAAGGTACAATTGTTAAATTCACAAATATCAAAAGTAATGGAACAGATAACGTAAAATTGCAAAACACGAAaccttttacaaaaaatggaaatattagcaagaaaaatcaaactttCGAAAGTAGTGTTGAAAAAAAAGCCAACGTAGGTAagagagaattaaaaaatagaattaagaaCAGTTCAAGAGATTTGCCGGAAATcgaatcaaagaaaaaaaatcgctATCTACAGAAATTGACGAATAAAGGCGAAACGAAggattcaaaaattaatacag AAGAGAacgagcaaaaaaaaagtaaaattaaagctTTGTTTTTACCGCAAAAAAAATCTATT AATTATGAATCgaaaaaacattcaaagcGTAATATTTCGTTCAAAACATTAG AAGACACACCTACCAAAAAGggtagaaaaaaagaatctatGAGTAATCTcgtgaaaaatttaagaaagaagcATCCTTCGCACA atacaCTTGAGGTTGACGAAAGcgacaacaaaataaaagagttgTCTGGTGAAACAAATAAGGGTCGATTTcgcattttcaaaaaaataacgaaacggtTATTCAACACTAGCAATAgaggttaa